In the Synechococcus sp. Nb3U1 genome, one interval contains:
- a CDS encoding O-linked N-acetylglucosamine transferase family protein, with protein MADSGQTCQIKLTVSSPPFSCMDTTAYIPPLALITEGKNLLNQRPDAFGSWIIAAYQKHEPETWGKFLHSLYDLPPAEELPSFYQPCDPDRQSDQIALTLSALQQILISNQLRPAYLLYTPLIEAGILPREKVLELLLSLVNRLENSPTRHPEQRFQVCLQLREMAFELDPIQRDNIQVLIILALRTEDEMAVMLYGQALLDSLANLSKLDPIDFYQEPLLIQLLTQLLDAGYQDLFFEIGTALQPLLLEAQKSGFAALLAQLAAVMDPPRLGSYEGLWAIEDLVSDFFNKSARALFQKSTSDAYSILGEALLTAVDQAKENFTLHLSLLSESLEKLIHAAQPERIDFVIRKIIDILSSLPLRSLEVSDENMVDSLTIAKAILFRVCFCWSYLSDDRSLIRSYQQLGGKIFNDCMSLMASQRSFLWSEYWQKNKQEYQMSASAKKKLRVGFLGNCFQRHSVGFLSEATLKNISREHLDISYYYYQGWKTEEIASRDVIYQRFCVQDNLYFRFFPENTSAPQVAAQAREDHIDIMIFMDSLTSHDANIVAALRAAPIQIGWLGGDAVGLPEFDYFFADPYILPEDAQADYHEEIIRLPSYCAIEQLDVIAADEVEFKSKLRIEPYHIVFLTAANAYKRTPECLDAHLKILQQVSNGILIVKGAGEITTVISRYQARAKDFNVSDRVRFLENTKSVEEHRGQLGLVDLVLDTFPYTGATHTIEALYMGVPVLTLVGRHYYGRMSYSLLKNVGLDDCITWSIEEFIQRGIQLGNNPERLAKAKQTIRDSYDKSVIWDPKRLAKAMEKTCFDLAYKRELIEQVPNLDSIKEDLDPAKIVSETIRLHIGGKEPHPDWKIFNIQSGENVDYVGNAIDLSQFPDNTLEAIYTSHTLEHFDYTQELPKVLKEWHRTLKFGGQLMISVPDLPTLCRLYLKEGITPAQRFVIMRMMFGGQVDEYDFHKVGLSWEHLFMLLSQVGFRIIRKVDRFNLFDDCSEIVVFGELISLNVIAIK; from the coding sequence TTGGCTGATTCAGGTCAAACGTGTCAGATTAAGCTCACGGTTTCCTCTCCCCCCTTCTCCTGCATGGACACAACAGCTTATATCCCTCCCCTTGCTTTGATCACCGAAGGCAAAAACCTCCTCAACCAGCGGCCCGATGCTTTCGGAAGTTGGATAATTGCTGCCTACCAGAAGCACGAGCCAGAGACTTGGGGGAAATTTCTTCATAGCCTTTATGATCTCCCTCCAGCAGAAGAGCTTCCATCTTTCTATCAGCCCTGTGATCCAGATCGTCAATCCGATCAAATCGCATTAACTTTATCGGCACTACAACAAATCCTGATCTCCAATCAGTTGCGCCCCGCTTATCTACTCTACACGCCTCTGATTGAAGCAGGGATCCTCCCCAGAGAAAAGGTTCTAGAGCTTCTGCTCTCTCTTGTCAATCGTCTAGAAAATAGTCCAACTCGTCATCCTGAGCAACGCTTTCAAGTTTGTTTGCAACTGCGGGAAATGGCTTTTGAACTGGATCCAATTCAACGAGACAACATACAAGTCTTAATAATCCTCGCCTTGCGAACAGAAGACGAAATGGCTGTCATGCTTTACGGTCAGGCCCTGCTCGACAGTTTGGCCAATTTAAGTAAATTAGATCCCATCGATTTTTATCAAGAACCCCTGCTTATTCAACTGCTGACTCAACTTTTAGATGCAGGGTACCAAGATCTATTTTTTGAAATTGGCACTGCTCTACAACCGCTTTTACTAGAAGCTCAAAAATCTGGCTTCGCGGCACTGCTGGCCCAGCTAGCTGCTGTTATGGATCCGCCACGACTTGGAAGCTATGAAGGATTATGGGCTATAGAAGATCTTGTTAGTGATTTCTTTAATAAGTCCGCTCGAGCCCTTTTCCAAAAATCTACGAGTGATGCCTACTCCATTCTCGGCGAAGCCTTGTTGACTGCTGTTGACCAAGCTAAAGAGAATTTTACACTTCATCTATCACTTTTGTCAGAATCCCTAGAAAAACTTATTCATGCTGCCCAACCAGAACGAATTGACTTCGTGATTCGAAAGATTATTGATATACTTTCTTCGCTGCCCTTGAGATCTCTTGAAGTCAGCGACGAGAATATGGTTGATAGCCTGACAATCGCCAAAGCCATTTTGTTCAGAGTTTGCTTTTGCTGGAGCTATCTCAGTGATGATCGTTCTTTGATTCGTTCCTATCAACAGCTGGGAGGAAAAATCTTTAATGATTGCATGAGCTTAATGGCATCTCAAAGAAGTTTTCTCTGGTCGGAGTATTGGCAAAAAAACAAGCAAGAATACCAGATGAGTGCATCAGCCAAGAAAAAATTGAGAGTAGGGTTCTTGGGTAACTGCTTTCAAAGACATTCTGTTGGTTTTTTGAGCGAAGCTACTTTGAAGAATATATCTCGTGAACATTTGGATATTTCCTATTACTACTATCAAGGTTGGAAGACAGAGGAAATAGCCTCACGCGATGTCATTTATCAAAGATTCTGCGTCCAAGATAATCTTTATTTTCGATTTTTTCCTGAAAATACATCGGCTCCACAAGTAGCTGCTCAGGCTCGTGAGGATCACATTGATATCATGATCTTCATGGATTCTCTTACCAGTCATGATGCCAATATTGTAGCGGCTCTTCGAGCTGCCCCCATTCAAATTGGCTGGCTAGGGGGTGATGCTGTCGGCTTGCCAGAGTTCGATTATTTCTTCGCAGATCCGTATATTTTGCCGGAAGATGCTCAGGCTGACTATCATGAAGAAATTATCCGATTGCCCAGTTATTGTGCGATAGAACAGTTGGATGTTATTGCTGCTGATGAGGTTGAGTTTAAATCAAAACTTAGAATAGAGCCCTATCATATTGTGTTTCTGACTGCTGCCAATGCCTACAAGCGCACTCCAGAATGTTTGGATGCTCATCTGAAAATACTCCAGCAGGTTTCCAATGGTATTTTGATTGTCAAAGGAGCAGGTGAAATCACCACAGTGATTAGTCGTTATCAAGCCAGAGCCAAAGACTTTAATGTTTCGGATCGGGTGCGTTTTCTAGAAAACACAAAAAGCGTGGAAGAACACCGGGGTCAATTGGGGTTGGTTGACCTTGTGCTAGATACGTTCCCCTACACAGGAGCTACTCACACCATCGAAGCTCTCTACATGGGTGTGCCTGTGCTTACGTTAGTGGGTCGCCACTACTATGGCCGCATGAGTTATAGCTTGCTCAAAAACGTGGGCCTTGACGACTGCATCACCTGGTCTATCGAAGAATTTATCCAACGCGGTATCCAATTGGGTAACAATCCGGAGCGCTTGGCGAAAGCCAAACAAACCATTCGAGATTCCTATGACAAGTCGGTGATCTGGGATCCGAAGCGACTAGCAAAGGCAATGGAGAAGACATGTTTTGATTTGGCATACAAGCGTGAATTGATTGAGCAAGTACCTAATCTAGATTCAATAAAGGAGGATCTAGATCCTGCGAAGATCGTATCTGAAACCATACGTCTACACATTGGTGGAAAAGAACCGCACCCAGACTGGAAGATATTTAATATCCAATCGGGCGAAAATGTAGATTATGTTGGCAATGCCATTGATCTCAGTCAATTTCCAGATAATACCCTCGAGGCCATCTATACTTCCCACACCCTAGAGCACTTTGATTACACGCAAGAGTTACCTAAAGTCCTCAAAGAATGGCACCGCACCCTTAAGTTTGGTGGACAACTAATGATTAGTGTTCCAGACTTACCTACCCTCTGCCGCCTTTACTTAAAAGAGGGAATCACGCCTGCTCAACGCTTTGTCATTATGCGAATGATGTTTGGCGGGCAAGTAGATGAGTATGATTTTCATAAAGTGGGTTTATCTTGGGAGCATTTATTTATGCTTCTCAGTCAGGTAGGATTTAGAATCATCCGCAAGGTCGATCGATTCAATTTATTCGATGATTGTAGTGAGATCGTTGTCTTTGGAGAGTTGATTAGCCTCAATGTGATTGCAATCAAGTAA
- a CDS encoding site-2 protease family protein — protein MIGFVASLVEVFSLIPFFLQLMADWILLALVGSATYLLLQKSVARLSKVPWRILWLVMMMPPLVWVLGRQVFQYEMPPLVMLVLFLTSYFTSMTLVRRGRIRPPVAGPKSESEISLGSLGEASKEDRDPELTSESNPEPEDADADAPTDPIVAALAHTPISDVPREKLSNCFPWNVFYLQNVEYRPQAIICRGNLRADPSEAYERVQQNVETTFGNRFLLVLQEGFAGKPFFALVPNPAARRSLTGNGDLPILAVGLLLFTFWTTLSAGAQAAGVSSDQLLHLPSLMKGLPYALAIIAILGSHEWIRYWVARRHNIKTSLPYFIPVPFVLGTFGAFIQLKEPVPNRKVLFDIGISGPLAGSVVALTMLLLGLFFSEPQTAPAVPEGQPTPISFHQIDPRLSVLLGILSRIVLWDQLGPGQVIDLHPLAFAGWLGLVVIAFNLMPVGQLDGGHIVHAVYGQQMGANVGRVARWLVLLLALTVQPWLLLWALLLFVISSADEPALNDVTELDEVRDLLGLGALTLLVLILLPVPPFLQTWLGLA, from the coding sequence GTGATTGGATTTGTCGCTAGCTTGGTAGAGGTATTCTCCCTTATTCCCTTCTTTTTGCAACTCATGGCAGATTGGATCCTCTTGGCACTGGTGGGTTCTGCAACTTACCTGCTGCTCCAAAAAAGTGTGGCCCGCCTCTCGAAGGTGCCGTGGCGGATCCTGTGGCTGGTGATGATGATGCCGCCCTTGGTGTGGGTGCTGGGGCGTCAGGTCTTCCAGTACGAAATGCCGCCTCTGGTGATGTTGGTACTGTTTCTCACCTCCTACTTCACCAGCATGACCCTGGTGCGCCGTGGACGTATTCGCCCCCCGGTAGCAGGCCCTAAGTCAGAGTCAGAAATCTCTTTAGGCTCTTTAGGAGAGGCTTCAAAAGAAGACAGGGATCCCGAGTTAACCTCTGAAAGCAACCCCGAACCGGAAGACGCAGATGCAGATGCTCCAACGGATCCCATCGTTGCGGCCCTTGCCCATACCCCCATTTCAGATGTGCCCCGGGAAAAGCTGAGCAATTGCTTCCCCTGGAATGTCTTTTATCTGCAAAACGTGGAGTACCGTCCGCAGGCAATCATCTGTCGGGGCAACTTGCGGGCGGATCCCAGCGAAGCCTACGAGCGGGTGCAGCAGAATGTGGAAACCACCTTTGGCAATCGCTTTCTGCTGGTGCTACAGGAGGGGTTTGCTGGTAAACCCTTTTTTGCCTTGGTGCCCAACCCGGCGGCGCGGCGCTCTTTGACGGGCAATGGCGATCTGCCGATCTTGGCGGTGGGGCTACTGCTGTTTACCTTCTGGACAACCCTGAGTGCCGGGGCCCAAGCTGCCGGGGTTAGTTCCGACCAGTTGTTGCACCTGCCTTCACTGATGAAGGGGTTACCCTACGCTCTGGCGATCATCGCCATTTTGGGATCCCATGAGTGGATCCGCTACTGGGTGGCCCGCCGCCACAACATCAAAACCTCCCTGCCCTATTTCATCCCGGTGCCGTTTGTGTTGGGAACCTTCGGGGCCTTTATCCAGTTGAAAGAGCCGGTGCCCAATCGCAAGGTGTTGTTCGATATCGGCATTTCTGGGCCTTTGGCAGGCAGTGTTGTCGCCTTGACGATGTTGCTGCTGGGGTTGTTTTTTTCTGAACCTCAGACTGCCCCTGCCGTGCCAGAAGGGCAACCCACCCCGATTAGTTTTCATCAAATTGATCCCCGTCTGTCGGTGTTGCTCGGGATCCTCTCCCGCATCGTGCTCTGGGATCAGTTGGGGCCGGGGCAGGTGATCGATTTGCATCCGCTGGCCTTTGCCGGCTGGCTAGGGTTGGTGGTGATTGCTTTTAACTTGATGCCGGTGGGCCAACTGGATGGGGGCCATATTGTGCATGCGGTGTATGGGCAGCAGATGGGGGCCAATGTCGGTCGAGTGGCCCGCTGGCTGGTGCTGTTGCTGGCCTTGACGGTGCAGCCCTGGCTGTTGTTGTGGGCACTGTTGTTGTTTGTGATTTCCAGCGCCGATGAGCCTGCCCTCAACGATGTGACGGAATTAGATGAGGTGCGCGATCTGTTGGGGTTGGGAGCGCTGACGTTGCTGGTGCTGATCCTGTTGCCGGTGCCGCCTTTTTTACAGACTTGGCTTGGCTTGGCCTAA
- a CDS encoding PCP reductase family protein, giving the protein MSEAVQWTPEAEARLKEIPFFVRPAARKKIEKFAQESGIQQITVEVYEQAKQKFGS; this is encoded by the coding sequence ATGAGCGAAGCGGTGCAATGGACTCCGGAAGCGGAAGCTCGCCTTAAAGAGATCCCTTTTTTTGTGCGCCCCGCCGCCCGTAAAAAAATTGAAAAATTTGCCCAAGAATCCGGGATCCAACAAATCACCGTGGAGGTGTACGAACAGGCCAAGCAGAAATTTGGGTCTTGA
- a CDS encoding aspartate kinase, whose amino-acid sequence MKSSLIVQKYGGTSVGSIERIRAVARRVAHTVEQGHRVVVVVSAMGDETDRLVDLAEQILQGSPTTPSQQREWDMLLSTGEQVSIALLALALQQWGCAALSMTAAQVGIVTTRDHTRARILEINTERLQHHLERGEVVVVAGFQGITSPTELEITTLGRGGSDTTAVALAVALQAQLCEIYTDVPGIFTTDPRKVPEARLLPEITSAEMLELASLGAQVLHPRSVEIARNYGVKLRVRSSLQPLQGEEANLGTFIVSPPPRSGVRSGGIEMGLAVDTVELDRDQAKLVLVGVPDRPGIAAQLFQGIAAAAVNVDLILQSLQFSPDDPSASAQPTNDIAFTVSQSQAGTAAAVAQRIGQELGCGAVLVDEAVAKVSIAGVGMIGRPGIAAQMFQVLAEAGINLQMISMSEMKVSCVVAADRASDAALALGEAFQVIPRLHRAELPPRDPGTLPAPPPHSQPVRGIALDLKQSRLGIRKVPDRPGTAAYLFGQLAAAGIIVDTIIQSQRGYHNGIPSNDIAFTVPQDQAVAAETVCQQVARELQAAGIDTDHDIAKVSIVGAEMEAHPGVAARLFATLAQAGINIEMIATSEIKVSCVVRREQGILALQAIHRTFELDKP is encoded by the coding sequence ATGAAGTCCAGCCTGATTGTCCAAAAATACGGTGGAACGTCTGTCGGCTCCATCGAACGGATTCGGGCGGTGGCCAGGCGGGTGGCCCATACGGTAGAGCAGGGACACCGAGTGGTGGTGGTGGTTTCGGCGATGGGGGATGAAACCGATCGCCTGGTGGATCTGGCGGAGCAGATCCTACAGGGATCCCCAACTACCCCGAGCCAACAGCGGGAGTGGGATATGCTTCTGTCCACCGGGGAACAGGTGAGCATTGCCCTGCTGGCCCTCGCTCTGCAGCAGTGGGGGTGTGCTGCCCTCTCCATGACGGCGGCGCAGGTGGGCATTGTTACCACGCGGGATCACACTCGCGCTCGCATCTTGGAGATCAACACCGAACGCCTACAGCACCACTTGGAACGGGGAGAAGTGGTGGTGGTGGCCGGGTTTCAGGGCATTACCAGCCCGACGGAGCTGGAGATTACCACCCTAGGTCGGGGTGGATCCGATACCACGGCCGTGGCCTTAGCGGTGGCGTTACAGGCACAACTGTGTGAGATCTACACGGATGTACCCGGTATTTTTACTACCGATCCCCGCAAGGTACCGGAAGCCAGGCTGCTGCCAGAGATCACCAGTGCCGAAATGTTGGAGCTAGCCAGTTTGGGGGCACAGGTGCTGCATCCCCGCTCAGTGGAGATCGCCCGCAACTATGGGGTAAAGCTACGGGTACGCTCCAGTTTGCAGCCCTTGCAGGGGGAGGAGGCGAACCTGGGCACATTCATTGTGTCTCCGCCCCCGCGTTCTGGCGTCCGCAGTGGTGGCATTGAAATGGGCTTGGCAGTGGATACCGTCGAGTTGGATCGGGATCAGGCCAAGTTGGTGTTGGTGGGGGTACCGGATCGGCCCGGGATTGCTGCTCAGCTTTTTCAGGGGATCGCAGCCGCCGCTGTGAATGTGGATTTGATCCTGCAATCCCTGCAATTTAGCCCAGACGATCCATCCGCCTCGGCTCAGCCTACCAATGACATTGCTTTTACGGTCAGCCAGTCTCAGGCCGGTACAGCAGCAGCCGTGGCCCAACGCATCGGCCAGGAGCTGGGTTGTGGGGCGGTGCTCGTAGATGAGGCGGTGGCCAAGGTCAGCATCGCCGGGGTGGGAATGATCGGTCGGCCTGGGATTGCTGCCCAGATGTTTCAGGTACTGGCAGAAGCCGGGATTAACCTGCAGATGATCTCAATGTCGGAGATGAAGGTGAGCTGTGTGGTGGCTGCCGATCGGGCCAGCGATGCCGCCCTGGCGCTGGGGGAAGCGTTTCAGGTGATCCCGCGCTTACATCGGGCGGAGTTGCCCCCCAGGGATCCCGGCACTCTCCCAGCCCCTCCTCCCCACAGCCAGCCTGTACGGGGTATCGCTCTGGATCTGAAGCAATCACGTTTAGGTATTCGCAAAGTGCCGGATCGACCCGGCACGGCAGCCTATTTGTTCGGGCAGTTGGCGGCTGCCGGGATCATCGTCGATACGATCATCCAAAGCCAGCGGGGCTACCACAACGGGATCCCCAGCAATGACATTGCCTTTACCGTGCCCCAAGATCAGGCGGTGGCCGCTGAGACGGTATGTCAGCAGGTGGCCCGTGAGCTGCAGGCCGCCGGGATCGACACAGACCACGATATCGCCAAGGTCAGCATTGTCGGGGCGGAGATGGAGGCTCATCCTGGAGTGGCGGCCCGTCTGTTTGCCACCCTGGCTCAGGCCGGGATCAACATCGAGATGATTGCCACCTCCGAGATCAAGGTGAGCTGTGTAGTGCGGCGAGAACAAGGGATCCTCGCCCTGCAGGCCATTCACCGCACCTTCGAGCTGGATAAACCCTAG
- a CDS encoding type IV pilin protein, with protein MSAKTRQSLLRAKLARQILSGAKGFTLIELLVVIVIVGVLSAVAIPQFLNQVRRSRTAEAQAALTAVGRGSEAYRLDTTQYPDNYTRIEYGCPSSTDVDSCGANGDKFMNDPWSAPNYDDPVASDINSVAPQGMRWDTTANAAKTQFINSSGNPIQCTIGLGSRESVVVTEATFVGKSCNVFD; from the coding sequence ATGAGCGCGAAGACTCGTCAATCTCTGCTGCGGGCCAAGTTGGCTCGGCAGATCCTCTCCGGAGCCAAAGGTTTCACCCTGATTGAGTTGCTGGTGGTGATCGTGATCGTGGGCGTGCTGTCTGCGGTGGCGATTCCTCAGTTCTTGAACCAAGTGCGCCGTTCTCGTACTGCTGAGGCCCAAGCCGCTCTGACTGCCGTAGGACGGGGCTCTGAAGCCTATCGATTGGATACCACTCAGTATCCAGATAATTACACTAGAATCGAGTACGGTTGTCCCTCTTCCACTGACGTAGACTCCTGCGGTGCTAATGGGGATAAGTTCATGAATGATCCTTGGAGCGCCCCTAATTATGATGATCCTGTAGCCAGTGATATCAATAGTGTGGCTCCCCAAGGTATGCGCTGGGATACTACTGCTAACGCAGCCAAAACCCAGTTTATTAACTCTTCTGGTAACCCTATTCAGTGCACCATTGGATTGGGCTCCCGTGAGTCTGTTGTGGTTACTGAGGCGACCTTCGTGGGCAAGAGCTGCAACGTGTTCGACTAA
- a CDS encoding phytoene desaturase family protein, which yields MELFDYVVLGAGLGGLAAAACLSRQGSRVAVLEKHYLPGGCCHTFDYGNYRFCADVHYISQCGPGQAIDQFLNYIGREVEFNSLDPDCIDRVITPEVEFAIPLGWENLRDRLLEQFPEEALAINRYCDEIQRLHNDIHHLNQEVRWYDPKWYDWLKLPKYFNLFQKRHWTLQDLYNHVGLSPKLQAVLAGQSGDYALPPKEIALLTHTALVWDYSEGAYYPRDHFKGFVDTIVDAILQQGGTIRYSTSVEHIEVNKGRVEWVTAGGTSFVASKAYISDLDPKLTVELMHRGSLSQGERQRLTSYEYSASAFNLYLGLDSRFNPARYGIGNWNIWYYPDGDLNRAYDQQLAGNLEHPWIFLSCPTLKSTAPGMAPPGHHVLEIATVCPLRTL from the coding sequence ATGGAACTGTTTGACTATGTGGTGTTGGGTGCTGGATTGGGGGGACTGGCAGCTGCGGCCTGCCTGAGCCGTCAGGGATCCCGGGTGGCGGTGCTGGAGAAGCACTATTTGCCCGGGGGCTGCTGCCATACCTTCGACTATGGGAATTATCGCTTTTGTGCAGATGTGCACTACATTTCCCAATGTGGGCCTGGGCAAGCGATTGATCAGTTCCTCAACTATATTGGCCGTGAGGTTGAATTTAATTCACTGGATCCCGATTGTATTGACCGGGTGATCACTCCTGAGGTGGAGTTTGCCATTCCCCTAGGCTGGGAGAACTTGCGCGACCGTCTTTTGGAGCAATTTCCAGAAGAAGCACTGGCCATCAATCGCTACTGCGATGAAATTCAACGCTTGCATAACGATATTCACCACCTCAACCAAGAGGTGCGTTGGTACGACCCGAAATGGTACGACTGGCTAAAACTGCCCAAGTATTTCAACCTTTTCCAGAAGCGCCACTGGACACTCCAGGATCTCTACAATCACGTCGGCCTTTCTCCTAAATTACAAGCGGTGTTGGCGGGCCAAAGTGGAGATTATGCCCTCCCCCCCAAAGAGATCGCCCTGCTCACTCATACGGCGCTGGTTTGGGATTATTCTGAGGGGGCCTATTATCCACGAGATCACTTCAAGGGGTTTGTAGACACGATTGTGGATGCCATCCTGCAACAAGGGGGCACGATTCGCTATTCCACCTCAGTGGAGCACATTGAAGTCAACAAAGGTAGGGTGGAGTGGGTAACAGCAGGGGGCACGAGTTTTGTTGCTAGCAAAGCCTACATCAGCGATCTTGACCCGAAACTGACGGTAGAGCTGATGCACAGGGGATCCCTGAGCCAAGGGGAACGGCAGCGCCTCACGAGCTATGAATATTCCGCCAGCGCCTTTAACCTTTACCTGGGTTTGGATAGCCGCTTTAACCCTGCCAGATATGGCATCGGCAACTGGAACATCTGGTACTATCCCGACGGGGATCTAAACCGGGCCTACGACCAACAACTGGCGGGCAACCTGGAGCACCCCTGGATCTTCCTCTCTTGCCCAACTCTCAAATCCACCGCACCGGGCATGGCCCCCCCCGGGCATCATGTGCTGGAGATTGCCACCGTTTGCCCCCTACGAACCCTTTAA
- a CDS encoding 2OG-Fe(II) oxygenase — MQCKEFIQDLTQALAQPQDLADLLDRALAHLHPDEIFCQIGWVDPSKLLAVMPDHPDKLAVILQDPLQNPSHNPASIADIQTQIAKRGLEDRVLLLEGSIPMLLAELNQLFPDTQIGICYSAILTDYRTHLLQSLLLRQFFSEMALYIVNHCQWGSLVQANLDLMGVDPCFHLQNVLPHLGQGIHLLTWNSRHKGLTEQDLTQIQAVAPGSLLAASPGSLTFAQPHPPEPARFYPCKYIRLDDFLPTEVNQAILENALTCQEQFISSKSYTKNNTEAESLKFRRSLRLDFAHFQEYGSLVREKIAAVAPQIFAELGIETFDIQIFEIEMIASYDGCYFTAHTDNAYPQTAFRQVSCVYYFHKDPKPYRGGELRIYDTQRIKPNPPLIQGAFEEVEPINNSMVFFPSSCLHEILPVFSPTQSFADSRFTINTWLGIK; from the coding sequence ATGCAGTGCAAAGAGTTTATTCAGGATCTCACCCAGGCGCTGGCGCAACCTCAAGACCTTGCGGATCTCCTCGATCGGGCCCTAGCCCACCTACACCCTGACGAGATCTTTTGCCAGATTGGATGGGTGGATCCCTCAAAGCTGCTGGCGGTCATGCCGGATCATCCCGACAAGCTAGCGGTGATTTTGCAGGATCCCCTTCAGAATCCATCCCACAACCCGGCAAGTATTGCAGATATCCAAACCCAAATCGCCAAACGGGGCCTAGAAGATCGGGTTCTTCTGTTGGAAGGTTCCATCCCCATGCTTTTGGCAGAGCTAAACCAACTGTTTCCGGATACCCAAATCGGCATTTGTTACAGCGCTATCCTTACCGATTACCGCACCCATTTGCTGCAATCTTTGCTCCTGCGGCAGTTTTTTTCTGAGATGGCCCTTTACATCGTCAACCACTGCCAATGGGGATCCCTTGTCCAAGCCAACCTGGATTTAATGGGGGTGGATCCCTGTTTTCATTTACAGAACGTTTTGCCCCATTTGGGTCAGGGCATTCACCTACTCACTTGGAACTCTCGACACAAGGGTTTAACCGAGCAAGATCTTACCCAGATCCAAGCCGTAGCCCCCGGATCCCTGTTGGCTGCTAGCCCCGGATCCCTCACGTTTGCTCAGCCGCATCCTCCTGAACCGGCTCGGTTTTACCCTTGTAAATACATTAGGCTGGATGACTTTCTGCCCACCGAGGTGAACCAAGCGATTTTGGAAAATGCCCTTACCTGTCAAGAGCAGTTTATCTCCTCCAAAAGCTACACAAAAAACAACACCGAAGCTGAATCGCTCAAGTTCCGCCGTTCCCTGCGACTCGATTTTGCCCATTTTCAGGAGTATGGATCCCTGGTGAGAGAGAAAATTGCCGCTGTTGCCCCGCAAATCTTTGCCGAGCTAGGCATCGAAACGTTTGATATCCAGATCTTCGAGATCGAGATGATTGCCAGCTATGATGGCTGCTACTTTACCGCCCACACCGATAACGCCTACCCACAAACCGCTTTTCGTCAGGTCAGTTGTGTCTACTATTTCCACAAGGATCCCAAGCCTTATAGAGGCGGGGAGTTACGCATTTACGATACCCAAAGAATAAAGCCCAATCCCCCCCTAATCCAGGGTGCTTTTGAGGAAGTTGAGCCCATCAACAATAGCATGGTCTTTTTCCCCAGCAGTTGCCTACATGAAATCTTGCCAGTCTTTAGTCCCACACAATCTTTTGCGGATAGCCGCTTTACCATCAATACCTGGCTCGGCATAAAGTGA
- a CDS encoding DUF751 family protein translates to MPPQPQPPRKLEDQFVENVSRYPIYFVTVLLGGIWAGLQPFVNLYRKSPMAGTMVTLGSLLLLLFVYFTLRGMTGDTFLPGWILRWGNPSGGLS, encoded by the coding sequence ATGCCGCCGCAACCGCAGCCCCCCCGCAAACTAGAAGATCAATTTGTGGAGAATGTCTCCCGCTATCCCATCTACTTTGTCACGGTCTTGCTGGGAGGGATCTGGGCTGGTCTACAGCCGTTTGTGAATCTGTATCGCAAAAGTCCGATGGCAGGGACAATGGTGACCCTAGGAAGCCTTTTGCTGCTGTTGTTTGTCTATTTCACCTTGCGGGGCATGACGGGCGATACTTTTTTGCCGGGATGGATATTGCGTTGGGGTAACCCCTCAGGGGGTCTCTCATGA